Genomic window (Thermoanaerobaculia bacterium):
AGCAGGAGCAGGACGGGGAAGGTGAGGATCGTGCCGCCTCCGGCGAGCGCATTCATCCCGCCGGCCGCCGCGGCGGCAGCAAAGAGGATGGCGGCTTCGCCCGGGGACAAGTTCTCCCGGGCCTCAGGTCGTGAGGCGCAGGACGAATCTCGAGGTGCCGAACTGGATCCGGTCGCCGTCGGCGAGCAGGCGCTCGGTAACCCGCTGGCCGTTGACGTAGGTGCCGTTCTCGGAGGAGAGGTCGCGCAGCATCCAGCCGGCGTCGGACTCGGTGATCTGGGCGTGCCGGCGGGAGACCGCGGGCTTGTAGATCCGGATCTGGTTCTCCGGCGTGCGGCCGATGAAGGTCAGCGGTTCGAGCTCGTAGGCCTGCGGATCGAGGTCGCTGTCGAGCGCCTCGAGGCGGGCTCTCGGTTCCGGCTCGGGCTGGGTCGCCCTGCTGCTCGAAGCCGGCTGGGCCGCACGCCCGCTGTAGGGATCGTCCGGCTCGACCGGCTCGACCGGCGCAGCCAGCGGGGTCGGCGGGCTGGGCGGACTCCAGGGAACTGCCGACGGCGGCTCGGTGGGCGCTGGCGCTTCGGGCGGCAGCATCAGGGTGCCGTCGTCGTCGCGCGGCTCGCCGAACGGCGTCGCGAGTGCCGGGGCGGGGATCGCCGGATCGACCGTCTCGGCCTCGGGCAGTGGGGTGGCGGCGGGGAGATCGAACTGCGAGGTACCTGCCGGCTCGAGCTCGTCAGGGGAATCGAAAGCGGCAGCGAAACGCGTCAGATAGTCGGCGATGGCGTCGGCGCGTTCCCGGGCGGCGTGCAGGGTCTCGGCCAGCCGGGCGGTGCGGTCGCGGTGCTCGGCGTCGTCGAACTCGCCCAGGCTGTGACGCAGGTCGATCTCCTCCTGGTCGAGCTGCAGGGTGGTGCAGGCATCCTCCGCCGCGTCGTGGAGGGGCTTCAGGCGGCCGAAGGTGGCGAGTGCTGCGTCCTTGAGCGGGAGGGCCTTGCCTTCGAGCGCCGCGATGCGGGTTTCGTAGTCGCGGCGCACACGTTCGAGGACCTTCGCCGACACCTGAGAGGCCGACTCCTGCATGCGAGCGAGGCGTTGCCGCAGGGCGTCACGCTCGCGTCGCAGATCGACCAGAGAGGTCAGAACGGAATCGTCGACTTGTCGCAGCTCTTCGATCATCACGCTGTCTC
Coding sequences:
- a CDS encoding FHA domain-containing protein, translating into MIEELRQVDDSVLTSLVDLRRERDALRQRLARMQESASQVSAKVLERVRRDYETRIAALEGKALPLKDAALATFGRLKPLHDAAEDACTTLQLDQEEIDLRHSLGEFDDAEHRDRTARLAETLHAARERADAIADYLTRFAAAFDSPDELEPAGTSQFDLPAATPLPEAETVDPAIPAPALATPFGEPRDDDGTLMLPPEAPAPTEPPSAVPWSPPSPPTPLAAPVEPVEPDDPYSGRAAQPASSSRATQPEPEPRARLEALDSDLDPQAYELEPLTFIGRTPENQIRIYKPAVSRRHAQITESDAGWMLRDLSSENGTYVNGQRVTERLLADGDRIQFGTSRFVLRLTT